The DNA segment AACTACTCGAGACGTTCGAGCCGGATCCGCAGTGGCGCTTCGATGACGCGCTCCGTCACAGTTTCGGCATCATGATCGGACGCGATGCTCCGCGTGAACTCGTGATCGACATCGACGCAAGAGCCGCCGCAAACGTCCGCTCAAGGCGGTGGCCGGCTGAAACCCGCTGCGAAACGATGCCGGATGGTTCGCTGCGGATGACGTTCGCGGTATCGATGAGCGATGAGCTGATCGCGTGGGTCTTGAGCTTCGGGGGCCTCGCGCGCGTCGTTTCGCCGCGCGACATCGCCGAGGAAGTGCGCGCCCGCGCGATGAGAGTGGCGTCAGAGCACGCGCAATAGGTTCAGGATCACGAGAAAGCCTGTGACCACCGTCGCCGTGCCGACCGCGACGGCGAGCCATGGCGCCGATTGGTACTGATCGCGTTTCAACTCCCGATCCACGACGATGAATCGCCACGAACCGGCGGCGCCCAACGCGCAGCCGAGCGCTGCGAAGATGATGCCGAGCTTGTGTCCGGAGAGTGCGGCTGCGGGAGGAACGGTGCCAAGCGCGCCGGGCGCGAGATGCGCGAGCAAGGCGAATTTCGCGATGACGAAGCCGAAGGCCATGAGAGAAAGCGACGTGCGAACGTATGCGAGAAATGTCCGTTCGTTCGCGAGATGATCGGTGACGCGCAGGCTCATGCTGAAGGGCAGCATTCGGATTCTAGGCTGATTCATCCCGCGTACTCGTCCGAACCCGTCCGCCACAGGCGCTGCGAGATTCACAATCGAAGCGGCGGTCGACGGGATGGGGCTCCCGCTGAACCGCCGCGCAACCGGCTGATGGCTCCTATCGCACAGCATGTATCGATAGGAGTTTTTTGTGCCGCACGAGCTCTTTCGTCAACTGACAGACGCGCAAAACATGTGGCTGGTCGCGGGGCTTTGGATGGTGCTCGCAGCTGCGAGCGCGTTCATAGCGGTGCGTATCAAGATGCCCGCGGCCCTCGTAGAGATCATCGTCGGCGTCGTCGCCGGAAATCTGATCGCGCTGCGAACGAACGCATGGATCGATTTTGTCGCCGGATTCGGAAGCATCCTGTTGACGTTTCTCGCCGGCGCCGAGATCAATCCCGCCGTACTGCGCAAGCAGCTCCTCCCGTCCACCGCGCTTGGCGCCGCCTCGTTTGCTGCGCCGTTTCTCGCTGCCATGGCATTTGCGTATTACGTCGGGCACTGGACGCCCGACGCATCGAAGATCGCCGGCATCGCGATGTCGACGACCTCCGTCGCCGTCGTCTACGCGGTGATGGTTGAATCAGGACTTGCGGGCAAGGAGTTCGGCCAGCTCGTCCTCGCGGCGTGCTTCTTCACTGATTTGGGAACCGTGGTGGCGCTCGGCCTGCTCTTCTCGAACTACAATATCTGGCTCATCGCGCTCGTCGTGGGGATTATCGCGTCGATGGCTTTGCTCCCGAGGTTGTTGCCATCCTTGATCAACCGCACGCGGCAGTTCGTGAGCGAACCCGCGCTTCGAATTCTCTTCGCGGTCATATTTCTGCTGGCGGCCCTTGCGACGTACGCCAAGAGCGAGGGAGTTCTGCCCGCATATTTCCTCGGTCTGGGCTGCGCCGGCATGATGGTGTCGTATCCTGACGTTCGCCGGCGCTTGCAGACCATGACCATGACGTTGCTCGCGCCGTTCTATTTCCTCAAGGCGGGAACGTACGTCGAGGCCGGCTCGGCGGTGTCCGGGGCCGGGCTCATCGTGAGCCTGTTTTTTGTCAAAGTGCTCGCGAAGATCGCCGGCGTGCTGCCGCTGGCGCGCTTTGCGTTCAAGTATCCAGCCGGGAACGCGAATTACCTGACGCTTTTGATGGCGACGGGGCTGACGTTTGGAACGATTTCAAGCCTCTATGGATTGACGCATCATGACATCACGCAGTCGCAATACTCGGCCCTCGTGACCGTCGTCATCTTAACGGCAATCGTGCCGACCGCGATAGCGCAATGGCTGTTCAGGCCGGCGCAAGATCCGGAAGAGATGGAAGCAGAAGTTCCGTAAATCAAGCCAGGACTCGCTTGTCGCTCGAATGAAACGCCGCGCGCATGAAGGATCAGCCGGTGCGGCCCGTGCGGCGGCCGTACGCCTATTGGCTTCTCATTCTCCCGTTTGCGGGCACGCTCTGGCCGGCCCTCTACGCGCATGCGGAGCCCTCGATCGGCGGCGTTCCCTTCTTCTACTGGTATCAATTCTTGTGCATCGGACTGACCGCGATCGTCATGGCTTTCGTCTACCTCCTGACGCGGACTGACCGATCGTGATCCTTTGGACCGCCGTCGCGGTCTTTGTGGCGCTCTTCGCACTCGTGACGGTGCTCGGATTTGCGGCGGTGCGTTGGCGCGCCGGCGACCTCAACGATATCCACCAATGGGCGCTCGCCGGACGCGGCTTCGGCACGCTGGTCACCTGGTTTCTCATCGGCGGCGACATCTACACCGCATACACGTTCATCGCCGTGCCCGCGCTCATCTATGGCGTCGGAGCGCCTGGATTCTTCGCGCTGCCGTACACGACGATCGTCTTCCCTCTCGTCTTCATCTTCGGTCCGCGCTTTTGGTGCATCGCGAAGAATCGCGGCTACGTGACCTACGCCGATTTCGTGCGCGAACGTTACGGGAGTCGTAGCCTTGCGCTAGCGGTGGCGATCACCGGTATCCTTGCGACCATGCCGTACATCGCGCTGCAGTTGGTCGGACTGCAGGTGGTGATAGCGGCCCTTGGCTTCACCGGCTCGGGTTTTTTGGGCGATTTGCCGGTGATCGTCGCGTTTGCGATCCTTGCCATCTACACGTATCGGGGCGGGTTGCGCGCACCGGCGCTCGTCGCGTTTGTGAAGGACACATTGATCTACGTGACGGTCATCGGTGCGACCATCGTACTCGTGACGAAGCTCGGCGGCTTCGCGCATATCTTCGCGACGGCAGCGACGATCCTGGCGCAGCGACCGAAGCCCGCTTCGATCATGCTCGCGCCAGCCGGATATTCGGCGTATGCAACGCTTGCGTTCGGTTCGGGCCTCGCGTTGTTCATGTATCCGCACTCGATCACAGGTGTGCTCGGCGCGAAAAGCGCGCGCGTCGTTCGTCGCAACATGGTGATCCTGCCCGCGTACAGCGTGATGCTCGGCTTCATCGCGCTCTTCGGCTACATGGCCATCGCGGCCGGCGCGCATCCCGCCACTCCCAACGGAGCCGTGCCTGCGCTGATCCTCGCTTCGTTCCCGCAGTGGTTCATCGGCGTGGCTTTCGCCGCGATCGCGATCGGCGCGCTCGTGCCGGCAGCGATCATGTCGATCGCCGCAGCCAACTTGTACGCGCGATCGATCCACATGGAGTTCGTCCAGCCTGCCTGCTCGAGCGCCGTGCAGACGAAGGTCGCGCGCTTCGCCTCGCTCATCGTCAAGACTGGAGCGTTGCTCTTCGTTCTCTTCCTGCCCACGCAATTCGCGATCTACTTCCAGCTCTTGGCCGGCGCGTGGATCCTGCAGACCTTTCCCGCTGTGGTGTTTGGGCTATACACGCGCTGGTTCCATCGGAGCGCCTTGTTCGTGGGCTGGCTCGTGGGCATGGTCTTGGCCACGTGGATGGCTGTCGCCGCGGGCTTTACGCCGGTATTCGCTCTGCATCTCGGCGCACGAGTCATGCCCCTTTACGTCGGGCTCATCGCGCTAGGCGCCAACCTCGGACTTGCCCTTGTGTTGACGATGCTCTTCAAGGGCGTGAAGATTCCTGATGGCGTCGATGCAACCTCGGCGCGAGACTATGAGGAGGCTCTTGCCGGGGTATAGGGCCATGGCGCGGCGAAGTTAACCAAATCGAACGCTCGTTCGCAGGGAGCGAGTGACCCACGTCACTACAACTTGGGTATTAGTTTACCAAGGCGACATTTTTGTACTTCGCCGTCGGTACATGGCACTGCTGGATCTGGTAAATGGCTATTCGTTCATCGGGCGCTCGCGGCTTCACGATATTAGAGGCGCTCCTCGGCATCACGATTTTCGCGATAGCGCTCGCGGCGTTCTATTCGATCATCCCCGGCTCTTTCCAGACGACGAGCCACGATGATCA comes from the Candidatus Eremiobacteraceae bacterium genome and includes:
- a CDS encoding DUF3311 domain-containing protein produces the protein MKDQPVRPVRRPYAYWLLILPFAGTLWPALYAHAEPSIGGVPFFYWYQFLCIGLTAIVMAFVYLLTRTDRS
- a CDS encoding DUF202 domain-containing protein — translated: MNQPRIRMLPFSMSLRVTDHLANERTFLAYVRTSLSLMAFGFVIAKFALLAHLAPGALGTVPPAAALSGHKLGIIFAALGCALGAAGSWRFIVVDRELKRDQYQSAPWLAVAVGTATVVTGFLVILNLLRVL
- a CDS encoding sodium:solute symporter family protein, whose protein sequence is MILWTAVAVFVALFALVTVLGFAAVRWRAGDLNDIHQWALAGRGFGTLVTWFLIGGDIYTAYTFIAVPALIYGVGAPGFFALPYTTIVFPLVFIFGPRFWCIAKNRGYVTYADFVRERYGSRSLALAVAITGILATMPYIALQLVGLQVVIAALGFTGSGFLGDLPVIVAFAILAIYTYRGGLRAPALVAFVKDTLIYVTVIGATIVLVTKLGGFAHIFATAATILAQRPKPASIMLAPAGYSAYATLAFGSGLALFMYPHSITGVLGAKSARVVRRNMVILPAYSVMLGFIALFGYMAIAAGAHPATPNGAVPALILASFPQWFIGVAFAAIAIGALVPAAIMSIAAANLYARSIHMEFVQPACSSAVQTKVARFASLIVKTGALLFVLFLPTQFAIYFQLLAGAWILQTFPAVVFGLYTRWFHRSALFVGWLVGMVLATWMAVAAGFTPVFALHLGARVMPLYVGLIALGANLGLALVLTMLFKGVKIPDGVDATSARDYEEALAGV
- a CDS encoding cation:proton antiporter, coding for MPHELFRQLTDAQNMWLVAGLWMVLAAASAFIAVRIKMPAALVEIIVGVVAGNLIALRTNAWIDFVAGFGSILLTFLAGAEINPAVLRKQLLPSTALGAASFAAPFLAAMAFAYYVGHWTPDASKIAGIAMSTTSVAVVYAVMVESGLAGKEFGQLVLAACFFTDLGTVVALGLLFSNYNIWLIALVVGIIASMALLPRLLPSLINRTRQFVSEPALRILFAVIFLLAALATYAKSEGVLPAYFLGLGCAGMMVSYPDVRRRLQTMTMTLLAPFYFLKAGTYVEAGSAVSGAGLIVSLFFVKVLAKIAGVLPLARFAFKYPAGNANYLTLLMATGLTFGTISSLYGLTHHDITQSQYSALVTVVILTAIVPTAIAQWLFRPAQDPEEMEAEVP